TAGAAACAACAAAGGACTGAATTTATCAATGGTCAATTAATTAATCTCTATAATGTAAGATGTAAGTGTTTCGTTCCATTACCACAGCCCAGAATATATAAATAGCATAAGCATAAGCATGAGGTAGCATCTTTTAATGTAAAAACATGCGTCTATAAGCCTGGCATATGTCACAGTTACTTTGATGATCGTCTGCCTCCCACAACGAGAATGATGCATGGGTGCAGTTCGTTGAAGGGGAGGAGGAGCAGGTCGTGGAGGATATTCCACTTAGACTACTCAATTGTGTGCTGGCGGAGCAAGTCGAAAGCCTTCGCTTGCTGGTAGTAGTTACTGCCTCACTCTGACTGTTGCTACAACTCTTCCGTGTCGTCCTCAGCGGCGAGTAACTGTATCCTAGGGAACAATTTGATCTCTTGGCATGACAGACAGTTTGTTGCTTTCTTGCCGGCAACTCCAATTGGCTCAAACATTGGCTCTCCACATGACGATTGGGTGCCAGTCGCTCAATCTCAATTCTCTCCCGCATTGGGCTGCAGGAGGGACAAGTGCCTTTCTGACTACTCATCTGGGCGGAGAGCTCTACTTTCGGTGCCAAGATCCCAGGAAATGCTGGTGTCGCCTTCATCAGTAGCTGAACATTTGCGCTATGCTCGCAAGTTAGTCGCGGAAACGTTGGATGCATCACATCCGACAAACACCCAACGAAATAGGCCAATCTACGTCCATTTTGCCATAGAGTTATCTCCAGTCTCTCAGAGCGTAGGAGTTCCTGCATATCCGCCATCGAACTGACACCCTTAAAGTAGCCCTCCATGGTGAATTGATCATGGCAAAGCATCGGAAAACGAGGCTCCATGGCACCAGTACGAAAATAGTAGCCCAATGTCTTAATGGTTGCCTCCAAGTAGCCGTGCGAACAGAGCCAAACTCCCGGGCAGGTTAACTAAAACGAGAATCTCCAATAAGATAGATATGCGAAAAATTTGCAAATCAAGTCCAACCAACCGCATGCAATTGGAGTTCCAAACGCAAATAGAATCTTTTATATGACATTGTCTTTCGGCCTTCTAAAGTGAAAGTTACTTATGTGTCTACCCAGGGAATGTGGGGACTTGGGGGAGCCGGTTATCATAGTGATAGATAAATGGAGTGGGGGAAGTTGGGGAGCTCATTTTTTTTGGGGCCGgtatttgttttggtttcttgACACGTTGCCCATGGCAGCATTTGAACATTTGAATTGGCGCGCTATCGATAACATTTATGAGCGTTTTCAATTAATCGCGCGTCACTAATTTTCCACGTCAGGTTTGGCGTATTTTTTTTGCGCCCATTAAAACATATGGAAGAAAATGCGCGTCCACTTGGAAATAGTGATTCTGATGCTGCTGGTGATCCTTTTGGACCAGCAGAGTTGCCAGGTGTTGGCCACTGGCTCTGCCGAGGAGGAACAGGGCGTTCGTTATGCCAATCGTTGCGAAGCTTGCAAAATTTTGGCCGCCGAACTGGAAGACCGACTCAGTGAGACCGGCAAATCGCATGATGTGATCGAAATTGGCTATTCGGTGGACGATGTGCGTCCCAAGAAACGCACTGAGTACAGGCGGAGTGAGCTCCGTCTCCTGGAATCATTGGAGAATGTGTGCGAACGTGTCTTGGCGTATAATCTGCATAAGGAGCGTTCCGATAGCACCAGATTTGCCAAGGGCATGT
The sequence above is a segment of the Drosophila willistoni isolate 14030-0811.24 chromosome XR unlocalized genomic scaffold, UCI_dwil_1.1 Seg143, whole genome shotgun sequence genome. Coding sequences within it:
- the LOC6645612 gene encoding protein canopy 4, with the translated sequence MRVHLEIVILMLLVILLDQQSCQVLATGSAEEEQGVRYANRCEACKILAAELEDRLSETGKSHDVIEIGYSVDDVRPKKRTEYRRSELRLLESLENVCERVLAYNLHKERSDSTRFAKGMSQTFQTLHGLVDKGVKVDLGIPYELWDKPPVEVTQMKTQCENMLEEYEDTISDWYFQLQENKSLQQHLCEDNVLKIEAERQCLQEKLPALASKKTKNQKSKGDKEEL
- the LOC6645611 gene encoding uncharacterized protein LOC6645611 codes for the protein MSYKRFYLRLELQLHALTCPGVWLCSHGYLEATIKTLGYYFRTGAMEPRFPMLCHDQFTMEGYFKGVSSMADMQELLRSERLEITLWQNGRRLAYFVGCLSDVMHPTFPRLTCEHSANVQLLMKATPAFPGILAPKVELSAQMSSQKGTCPSCSPMRERIEIERLAPNRHVESQCLSQLELPARKQQTVCHAKRSNCSLGYSYSPLRTTRKSCSNSQSEAVTTTSKRRLSTCSASTQLSSLSGISSTTCSSSPSTNCTHASFSLWEADDHQSNCDICQAYRRMFLH